From Geotalea uraniireducens Rf4:
CCGACCTGAAGATCGATAAGCCGCAAGTTACCGTGGAGATAGATCGCGACAAGGCCGCCCAGCTGGGGCTGACCATGCGAGACGTGGGCGACGTGCTGGGAGCGATGCTGGGGGAAGGATACGTCAACTACTTCGACCTGGCCGGCCGCTCCTACAAGGTAATCCCCCAGGTGATGCAGCGGGAGCGGCTCAACGCCGCGCAGCTGCGGGATTACTACCTTACCACCGCCGGCGGCGTCTCGATCCCGCTCGCAACCATCGCCCAGCTCAAGACGACTGTTGTGCCGGAGTCCCTCAACCACTTTCAGCAGCTCAACTCGGCGACCATCTCCGGGGTGCCGGTCCCCGGCGTTACCCTGGGCCAGGCCCTGGAGACCCTCAATGGAATTGCCAAAGACGTGATGCCGCAAGGGTACGGCATCGATTACGCAGGCCAGTTGCGGCAGTACGTGCAGGAGTCGAGTGCGCTTCTGGTTACCTTCTTCTTCGCCCTGATCATCATCTTCCTGTCACTGGCCGCGCTGTTCGAAAGCTTCCGCGATCCGTTCACCGTCCTTATCAGCGTGCCCATGTCGATCTGCGGGGCGATGATCTTCATCAGCCTCGGGGTGGGGGGCGCCAGTCTCAACATCTATACAGAGGTGGGTCTGGTGACGCTGATCGGCCTGATCAGCAAACACGGCATACTGATCGTCCAGTTTGCCAACGACCTGCAGCGGGAAGGGAAGGGGAAACGCGAGGCTGTTGAGCTTGCCGCCGCCATCCGCCTGCGGCCGATCCTGATGACCACAGCGGCGATGGTGCTGGGGGTGTTGCCGCTGGTGACCGCCTCCGGCGCCGGAGCCGTTGGGCGCTTCAATATGGGGCTGGTGATCATGACCGGCATTGCCATCGGCACTCTGTTCACCCTGTTCGTAGTGCCGGCCATGTATATGTTACTCGCGGCGGAGCACGCCGGGCAAAATCCGGCAAAAATACCGGAAACGAAAGGAGATCATTGACATGAAAAGAGTTATCTTCGGGGAGGCAAGGGTATTCGTGGTCAGCCTGCTTCTGCTCCTGATGCCGGCAATGGTCTTTGCCCAAGCGGGACAGATAAAGCCGGGCGCGCCGCCGATCGAACAACCGTTGGTCAGTGAAGGCGACTTCGCAGTAAGGCTGGGGTCGGCACTGGCCGTGACAACGACCGATGATGAGGTCGAGGCAGAGAGCCGGCTCGGCGAACTGGGCATTGCGCCACGGAACGGGTGGATCGCCGATTACCCGGTTACGCCCGATATTATCGTCGAGTTGCAGAATTCGCTGGTTGAGGCTGTGGCGTCCGGCAAGCTGTTGTTGAGCAAGGACGAGGCACATAAGAAGTTGTCCGATGTTGTTGCAGAGTTCGGCTTGGCACTCAAGCCATATACTGCCGGCGCAATCTACGAACCCACCCCCGCCAGTTGCGAGAATTACCCGAATCCCGCAGTGGTGGAGAAAAGTTATACCAGTGAAGGTGCGCCGGTCGTCACGTACTACTGTCCACCGCCGGACTACTACAGCCTGTATGCCTGGGTCCCTTATCCGTTCTGGTGGTCCGATTTATGGTTTCCCGGATTTTTTATCCTCCATGATTTCCATAGGGTGGTCCACGTGCATCGGAAAGTGTCGGTCATCACCAACCACTTCAACGACGTCAGAACTCACCGGGTTTTCCGGGTCGATCCGGTGGAGAGATCCAGGGGGAAAACATTCGCAGGCATAGGTGTGACGCGGCCTAAGGATTATATCCAGACGGGGGTGCCGAGAGGTGAAAGGACCATTTTCAACGCTCCCCGTGCACTGAAGATGCCCGCCGGCGGAGCTGCTACCCCGCCTGTTCGCGGCGGAGAAAGGGTCAGCCCGGTCCTTCGCGGGGGGGAAAAGATCGCCCCGGCCCCTCGGGGCGGCGAAAGGATCACCCCTCCTTCCGGTGGTGTAAGGATCAGCCCCCCTTCCGGTGGCGTAAGGACCAGTCCCCCTTCCGGTGGCGGGAGGGAACGAAGATAGTAGATTTACATCCGTTATGCGTGGCGGTCGAGGGCTTCTTTGACGTTGGTGACGAGGTTGAGGAGGCGCGGACCGATGTCGTCTTCGAGCATGTGCCGACGCAGCTGGAAGGCTGCGCCGACACAGCTGAAGACGAGGATGCGGGAACCGTCGGTGGGGACGAGGGGGGTGGCAACGGCGTGGACGTCCTTTTTCCAGTCGCCGAGGGAGAGGCAGAACCCCAGTTCCGCATAGTCCTTGAGGGCCTGCTCGATGCCGGCGTTTATCCTCGGCCAGTCGGCTTCGTTGCGAAGCCGGATTTGCTCCATGAGGCTTGCCCGTTCCGCCTCCGGCAGGGCACAGAGGAGCGCTCGTCCCATGGAGGTGGTGGCAATGGGTATCTGCGAGCCGACTCCGAGGGTCAGGGTGACCATGGCGCTGCTCCGGTAAGCTTCCACGTAGAGCATGTTGAGCCGGTCCTGAACGCCGATGGTAACCGAGGCCTGGGCGTATTCGCCCAACTCCTGCATGAAGGGGCGGGCGATGCGACGGACGTCCAGGTTTGCGAGGAATGAGTAGCCGAGGGCAAGTACGGCTGAGTCGAGATAGTACTTGCCGAACTTCTCCGAGTAACTCAGGTAGCCGAGCTTGGTCAGCGTATAGGTGAGGCGGGAGACCGTCGGTTTCGGCAGACCGGTGCGTGCGGCGATCTCCTGGTTGCCGAGAAGCCTGTCTCCCGGCTTGAAGCAGCGCAGTACCTCCAGCCCCCGCTCCAAGGCGCGGATCGACTGTCGATCGTTCTCTTCACCGCTGGCAGTATTCTCCTTTCCCATAAACAAACCCCCCCAATGTTTCACTCTGCGAAATTGTCGGTAGATTTGCATAAGCGTTAAGAGATGTCAAACAGTATTTACATCGAACATATGTTTCGCCGTGCGAAATTAATGGCTGACGCCGCCTATTTTTCGGTGTGATTCCTACGAGCGAAGCCAGAACCATACAGGATGAGATGTATACTGTGATAATTAAAAAAAAATCAGAAAAAATATGTTTACACAATCCGCAGATGGCGCTATAAAACTAGTGAATTTAGAAATACAGTTTCGCAGAGCGAAATTATCGGTGTATGAGGTCATGACATGGGTGCCAGGAAAAAGAAACCACGTTACAACGTCGTGTCGTTGCGGATCAGTAATGATGAGAAGCAAGAACTCGACAAGGTCGCCAGGCTGTCAAACCGGAACATCTCCGAAGTTATGCGTGAGGCGGTAGGGCTCATCCAGGTAAAGCTCGAAAAGGGGGAGCTGTTTCAGTAGTCAAGCTGAGCGACATCGGCTGTTATGGCGGGACTCGATTCCTTGGGCCGGTGCGATTACTATTCTATGTATGTGGAGAGACAAAATGCTTAAAGCAAAACGCGTGCAAACGGTTGAGACAAGCGAAAAGACCTTGGAACTTCTCGAGATACTGGCGGCCGGGGGGGAGGGACTTCATATCGGTGCTCTGGCAGACAAGCTGCAGATCAGCAGCAAAAAGGTTCTTCTTCTCCTCGTTACCCTGGAATGCCATGGGATGGTTACGTGGGACGATCGGAGCAGGAAATACCGGACAGGCGGAAGAAGCGAGGCGTTGGCGCGCCAAATACTGAACCAGCCTGAAGTCAGGAAGACCGATTCGGCGGCGGTTGTTTCTCAAAAGTCGAGTCAGTCAAAGGTAAGGAGCAAGAGGCAGATTTCCCTGTCGCCTCCCCTGCCTTAAGAGAGGAGATGGGAAATGGCTTCTTTACTTGCCGTTTTCTATGACGACCGGCTTCAGTCCCTGTTTTTCCAGCTTCGCCGCCTCGTTCATGGCTGCCTCACGTGTCGGGAAGCTGCCGGCGGTAAGCAGGGACGTTGGAACGGATACGGATATATTCTTCATGCTTAACTTTATGCCGAGGGCGGCAAGCCGCTCCAGTTCCTTTGCCGCATACTTCCGATTGACGTAAGACCCGGCATAGACGCTGTACTTTCCTGCTCCGCTTTTGATAATGAGTCCTTTGGCGTTGACGCTGCGCAGCTTGTCAAGCTCTTTCCGGGCCGACTCCCGATCTGGAAATTCCCCGATGTAGAGACCTAGCATCGGTTCCTTTTTCGTTGGGCCCTTTTTCACCACCGGCGACAGGCCGGCGCGTTGTACTTTTTTCTTGGCATTCGCCAATGCCGATTTCACCGTATACTCTCCAACCTTAATCGTGTATTTCCCGGTTGCCGCAGCATTCTCCGCCTTGCCGGCAAAGACCGTCGCCTGCTCTCCAGCGACCATTCCGGCAGCTTCCTTTTCGCCTTCTTTCGTCTGGGCGCTCACCTTATCGGCAGAGTCCTTCCGGGAAGCCTTCACTTCTCCTTGCTCTTTTTCAGCTTTTGTCGTGATGCGGCCACCGTTTACCTGCATCTCACTGTCGGGCAGAGCGACCTTTCCGTCGCTGACTGGTGCGGCCGGCATATCCGTGCTTCCGGGCTTTTTGCTTTCCCCGGCGTCAGTGGACACGGCGCGCTCTGGAGCCGGTGTCGGCATCTTCTCATTCGCGAGATCTGCCGGATGTGACGTGTCGATATGAACGCCCAGGCGGTCGAGAAGTTTTCCCGTGTCTCGCCAGAGCTTTGTTACCGCATTTGCAAACGTTTCAACCGCATCCAGCTGTGCATTTCGGGCAGAAATCAGGTCGTTTTCCGCATTGAGAACGTCTTGAACCGTGGTCGTGCCTGCCTTGTGGTTCTTCCGGTACTCATCGAGGCGCTGCTCGGCGAATTGCAGAGACTTGTCGGCCATCTGCATCTGTAACCGTGCCGACAAAAGCGCCCGCATGTCCGCCTCGACATCGTTACGGATTTTCCACGCAAGTGCCTTGACCTGGTTTTGCACCTGTTCTGCCCTGATTTTGCTCTTGCGATAATCGTTTATGGCGCTGGTATTGCCGAGCGGAACGCTGAATAGCATGCCGACCGACCAGAAACTGCCCGGGCGGTCTCCGATCTGTTGGAAGCTGTTGCCTATGCTGCCTCCGGTTCCGGTAAGACCTCCGCTGGCAGTGACGGAGAGGTCGGGGAGCGATTGATGCCTTGCGACCCGCTCCTGTAACTGGCTTGAAGTCAGGGTCAATTGCAGCTGCTTCAGGTCTGGCCGGAACTCCAACGCATCCTTCACCGCCTGATCTTCCGTTTCCTGCGGTTCGAGCCTGGACGGAGGATCGACGGGGATTAATTGAGTTTTCGGTTCCATGCCGATGAGGTAACGAAGGCTTGCCTCCTGGTCTCTGACGTTTCGTTCTGCTTCGACGAGGTCCTTCCGCCGCTGGGCAATGGCGAATTCCGCATTGGCTATTTCCATGTTTTGGAGCGGTGCCGGCTTTATCTGGTTCCTTATCTCGTCCAGGAAGTTCTGCGCCGAATTCAAGGCCGTCAGTCTCGACTCCAGGACCTGCCGTAACGCATAGAGATGATTGTATGAGGTGATGACTGCGAGAACGGTGTCGGAGATGACGAGACGTAATCGTTCCAGGGAGTCCTGATGTGCACTGGCGGCCAACGTGATGCTCACTTCTGTTGTCTCCTTGCCTGAATTTTTCAGAAGCGGCTGAGTAACGGTGATTCCCACTGACGACTGCCAATCTTTCGTGGATGTCCCGGAGTCTTCGACTTCGGCGTTCGTGAAGCCGGTCTGGGTCGATGCGGCGATACTACCCCCTGTCGGGATATACTGAGTCAAACCGATGGAAGCAAGTCCGCTCGTGGTCTTGAAGAACGGGTCTCCCGGAACGGCCGACACTCCACCGGTGGCCGAGACACTGAAGAAGGGATTATAGAACCCCCTGCTCCTGGCAACGTCCGTCTCAGCCATTGAGGAATTGAGGGCCTCTACCCGCAAATCGATATTTTTACGGAGCGCCATCTCCACTGCGAATCCCCGCGAAAGGTTTACCTTTTCAGGAACAATGTCGCAGTGGCCTTTTCCGGCTGCGAGGAAGATAATTCCGAATACGATTGCCCTTAAGGTCTTGGGAACAGGGAGACCCGTTGCATGTTTGGCCATAAAAAATCCCCTCCAAACCATAAATGGTCTAAAGGGGATTATATCAATTTAATAAGTTATATCAAATTTGCGCGTCGCCTTGTCACTAGAGTGAAGGCGTGTCAAGGTGCCTCCAGTAAGATCAGTACTGGGAAATGGCGGTGATTTGGGCAGCTGTCAGGGATTTGAGGGAGCCCATGCCGCCTATGTTGTTGTTGATGGCGCTCTGGGTCGCAGAAGCGGACTTGCCGCGTTTTCCCTGGCCGTGACACCCGGCGCAGTACTGGGCGTAGAGTGCGGCGCCGTCAAGAGCCGGAGCTGGTGCCGGAGCTGGTGCCGGAGCTGGAGCTGGTGCTGGAGCTGGTGCTGGAGCAGGTGCTGGAGCAGGTGCTGGAGTCGGAGCAGGTTTCGGAGCCGGAGCCGGAGCAGGTGCCGGAGTCGGTTTCGGGGCCGGAGCCGGTACTGGCGCAGGAGTCGGCCTAGGGGTTCTGCGGCGCTCCCTCTCCTTCTTCTCCTTCTTCTCCTTCTCTTCCTTCTCCTTCTTCTCTTTCTCTTCCTTCTCCTTCTTCTCCTTCAGCACTTTCTGTATTTTGGTTGCGTAGTTGTCGTCTGCATAGCCGGAAGGGATTACCGTTGCTTGTGCGAATGCCAGAGCCAGAAATAATACCGCCATTTTCATCGTTTTTGTCATTTTTGTTACTCCTTGTTTTTTGGTTTTGTCATCTTTGAAACTTTGTTGCTGCTATGTACTTCCTGATGTTACTTTGCTCGTGATCTTGGTGATCAGTTTATGCTGCCTGTTTGCCCTCCAAGTGAATTCACGAGACCGGATATCAATGCAATCCTGCCGATTCCATCTGCTTGTGTACCTCCTTTGAGTGATCTTCGTGTCGCAGCTCCCTGGGCACAAAAAAAGCCGGGTCGCCGATATCAGGTGATATTCGGCGACCCGGCTGTCTTCATGAGACCCTATAGGCTTTCCGTCCCATCCTCACGGATGGTTTAGTATTATCGTTTTCCCTGTTTCCATGTGTTGCTGATCGTTACCCTAACGCAATACTGCCTTTGTGCACCTCCTTTGCGTGATCTTCGTGTCGCAGCTCCCTGGGCACAAAAAAAGCCGGGTCGCCGATATCAGGTGATATTCGGCGACCCGGCTGTCTTCATGAGACCCTGTAGGCTTTCCGTCCCATCCTCGCGGATGGTTTAGTATTATCGTCTTCCCCGTTTCAATGCTTCTATGTGTCGGTGATGATCACCCTACCTCAAAAACACGCTCGGATATGTGATTTTGATCACATTTTAGCCATGTTTCGATTATGATTGTCTAATGGCGGGAAACGAGAGGGTGTTCCGGGATGGCCGCAGTTCAGCAGCATTATTGACTTTCCAGCGCATGAGGTTAGACTTTGACGAAAACACCGGCTTTTCTAATTCCATGACCAACAAACAGCAAACACCACATCGGACGTCGGTCCGGCTCTTCGGCTTCCTGCTGAGTGTCGTGCGGGACTTCAGACGTAATCAGGGCTTTCTCCTGTCCGGCGCTGTCGCCTATTATACCCTGTTGTCGGTCGTCCCCATGTCAATCCTCGCCTTGACCGCCCTGTCGCATGTCATCGGCGAGGATGAGCTGGTACACACCCTGGCAACGTACCTGGAACTGGTGATACCCGGCTATGCGGCGACTCTTACGGAACAGGTGCGGGTGTTTGTCGAGAACCGCCAGGTGATCGGTTCCATCGGCTTTCTCGTCATGCTGTTTTTCAGCTCCATAGCCTTTACCGTCCTGGAAAACGCCATATCGGTGATTTTTTATCACCATGTCCTGACTAAACGCCGCAAATTTATTGTTTCCGCACTTATTCCGTTTCTTTATATCTCTGCCTTGGCTGTGGGCATCGTGCTGGTGTCGGTTATCGTCGGAGCGGTAGAGACGCTTGAAAACAGGCATCTGATCATGTTCGGCCGGAGTCTGAGCCTTGCCGGCACTACCAGGGTTGCGCTGTATGTCCTGGGGATAGGCGGTGAGATGCTGATGCTGACCTCCTTCTATCTGGTCATGCCCGTTGTGCGTATCACGTTCCGTCACGCGGTAATCGGCGGGATAATCACGACGGTTTTATGGGAGATCGCCCGCCGGGTGCTGGTCTGGTATTATGCCTCCCTTTCCATGGTGAACGTAATCTATGGTTCCATTGCCACGGTCGTGGTGACCCTGCTCAGCATCGAGGTCTCGGCGTTGATCCTCCTGCTGGGGGCCCAGGTTATTGCGGAGCTTGAGCGCACAACCGGCGAACTGTCCAGGGAGGAAAAACCGCCCGGTTTTGAGACATGATGTTCCGCGATATTTTATATCTTTGCAAGGACTATTATGGAAAAACCATTATCCCCGGACGATCTGCCGATTGTGAACGGCAGGATCTATCACCTCGATCTCGCCCCGGAGGAGCTGGCGCGGGACGTGATCCTCGTCGGTGATCCCGACCGGGTGCCGCTATTGGCCGACGAACTCCTGGCGGAACGGGAAGCTGACCGCTTCCATCGCGGGTTTCGCACCATCACCGGCGTTGCCCGCGAGACGGAGATGCGCGTTTCCATCGTCACCTCGGGAATCGGCGCGCCGTCCACCGAGATCGTTCTCAACGAGCTTGCCGCTCTCAATGAAATCGACTTCAGCACCCTGACCCGAAAGGAATCGTTCGAGCCTCTCAACATCGTCCGTGTCGGGACGTCCGGCGGACTCAACCCGGCAACGCCGCTCGGCGCACTGGTGTTGACCGACTACGTGATTGGTCTCGACAACACGGGGCTTTTCTACGATGTCCCGCTCCCCGACGCTGCCTGCGCCTACCTCGAGGAGCAGGCGAGGACGGTCCTCGACCGGGCTGCGCAGCCGGGGGCGCGGTTCGGCGGGACGCTCGCGCCGTATGCGGCGCGGGCCGACCGGGACCTTTTGACAGCACTTGAGCAGGAGGCGGCAGAGCTCGGCATAACCCATGTGCGGGGGATCACTATCTCCAGTCCCGGTTTTTTCGCCGAGCAGGGGAGGGGGGTGGCACGGATCGGTTCCACCGTACCCGGTCTGCTCGATGCACTCGAACGGCTGGAGAGCGGCCGGCTCAACCTCTACGTCGAGAACCTGGAGATGGAGGCGGGGGTTGTCCTCCATTTCCTGGGGGGGCTCGGCTATCGGGCGGCTGCGGTCTGCGCAGTGATCAACAAACGCAATGAAAAGGCTTTCATGGCCGACTACCGCCGGCAGGTGTGTGCCGGGGCACGGATCGCGCTGCGGGCGTTCCGGCGGCTCAGGCCCGAAGCCGGCCCCCAGCTCATGGCTGGACGGGGAACTTGGCGGGAATCATAAATACCGACGGTGGGAAGCGCCGGCCGGTTTCCGGATGGCGGATGGTCCGCTTGAGGACGAAGTCGAAGAGAAGCGGGTTGTAGCGGTAGATCTCGTCGAGGGCGCGCCGCTCTTCCGCGGTGATGAAGCCGCTGCGGAAGAGGCTGCCGGTCATGACGAGGAAATTGATCGCCGGGAGGGGGTAGTCGCTCCCGTTGACGAGACGGGGGTGGAGGTCGTCCCGCTCCAGCAGGGTCTTCAGCGCATCATCGGAATGATTGAAGAACGTCACCCCCGCGATCTCTCCGTAGAGAAGCCCCCGGTACTTAGGCTCCTCCATGAGGCGCAGGAAGAGGTCGAAGCTTGGGACCGTCTCCTTTTCCGGGCTTTCCAGGTCGACATGCTTGCCGTAACTGGCGCTGTGGAGCGCTACCACGGTCACCCCCATGTCGAGCGGCTTGCGCAGAAGAAGCGGATTCCCCAGCTCCTGGTGTTCTCCCGAAAAAACGGCCAGTTCCTCCCCCGTGTGGGCGAGGAGGACCATCCCGTATTCCCGCATTTTCCGGTAAAACGGCTCCGTCAGCGGGCTGGACGGGTCGATCCCCTGGGAGGTCGAAAGCCACTTGACGTAGCGGCACCCCTTCCGCGCCCATCTCTCCAGTTCCCGGACGGCGTCCGGCCGGTATGGGTGGACGGAGATGACCGGCACGAAGAGTTCAGGATAGTGTTCGGCCAGGGAAAAAATGTAGTCGTTGGGAACATGGAAGGGGGTTGACGCAGGGTCGAAGGTGCCGTCCGGCCGGTAGTGCCGGTCCATGGCGCAGATGAAGCAGCGGCCGTGCCCCTTGATGTTCCGGACGAGGTCGACGAGGCGCTCAACGTACTGCTCGCTGACCCGCTCACTGTCGCTGATCCCCGAGGCGCTCAGGTAGGCCCGGTACTGAAGCATCCTGAAAGGGTGGAGCCACGAGCGGGTGGTGGGGCTGACCCACGGGCCGTTCTGGTCCGGTCCGTCGCCGAAGACGTGGACGTGGAAATCGGTCAGCCGGGCGGAATCGATTCCCTCGAATGCTTTCGCGATCAGTTCGTGGGCCGCGGGTGTGAGCGCCGCATCCATCTCGGCCGGCTTGCCGGCAAAATTCCCCGCTCCCCAGTCGATGAGCGTTCCGCACCCGCCGAGCAGGGTGGCCAGGAAGAGCATCATCGCCCACGAGGCACGCATGACGGGCATATTCGCTAGTCCGACCCATGGAGCAGCCAACGCTTTTCCTCCGTTTCTTTCAGTCCGTAAAGCCGCAGTACCTATCGACCGTCACGGCAAGGATTCGAAATTGCCGAAGTAGGGAACGTCGCCGTATTGCCTGAATGCCGGTGGTTCTTCCGCCAGCCAGTAGATATAGGTAAAACGGACGTGCGTCGGTGCAAAATCGGGTGAGGGACGGAACTCCATCCGGAACGGCTCGGATCTGCCCGGGGGGATGTAGGTAGGAAAATCGGCGTAGGTTTCCCTGGCGAGGATCTTGCGTCGTTCATCCGTGAGCCGGACGGTCAATTCCAGGTCGCGCAGGTAATAGCTCCGCCGGTTCGTGACCGTCCCCGCCAAACTGACCATCTGGCCGGTACGCTCCGCCTGCCAGGCAATCTCTACATCATAGTAGCTGAAGTGGTGGGGGGAGAAGGACGGGTTTTTGTCCAGTTCCTTGTGGTAGACGCTGCAAGCAGCCGTCGCGAGGAGAAGCAACAGGACGAGAGCACATTGTTTTATCATGGTCTTTCCTTCCGGCTCGCGAAAAACGGCACTTCTGCCACAGAGACACGGAGAAATCACAGAGAAAATAAAACTGAATTTACCGCAAAGGACCAAAAGGGTCTAAATGCCTAACATGCCGATATCGCAAAGGAAACCAGACGCTAACAGGGTTAGTTGGCGTTCTTTGTGGCTTTGCGGGAGACTGCTTTTTAATAAATCTCCGTGTCTCTGTGACTCTATGGCAAAACTGCTTTTTGAATTCGGGACATGAACTGCCGGTCACTGTTCTTCCACCAACTTCCAGCGCAGGTCCGGGTTGTACGACTTCATCCTGCGGGCGATCTCGGCGGTTTTCGGCCCCAGGTTTTTCTGGTAGACCCGGCCCCGCTGGCTGACGATGAAGGTCATTACCCCCGACACCCCCCATCGTGCCGGGTAGGCGACCAGCGCATGGCCCGCCACCATATTGCCGTTGATGACGTAGCTGAACCTGCCACCGGGGGCGCTCGGCCCCTGCCGCTTGAGGATACGGAAATAGTAGCCGTGGAATGGGCGGGGGCCGCTCTCGCCCGGATTGCGCTTCTGCATGTACCCCTGTTCCCTCGCCCTGGCGACCAGCGGGCCGAGCGGGCTCTCCTTCTCGCCGGCTGCCGTCGGCCAGTAGAGGCCGTCCCGTTTCCCCGCTCTGCTGATCATGTGCTGGGCGTACTTGGGTACCTGGACGCCGTCCGGCTCCGGCATGGTGTAGTATTCCCGCTGCGCTTCCACGTATGCACGGCAGGCATTGATGGCGAGCAGCTCGTTGCGGCCGATGCGCCGGGTGAGGATCTCCTCGCGCCCTGCCTCGGTGTCGAACCGCCAGGTGACCCCTTTTTTGACGATCGGCACGGGAAAGGGCCATTTATTGCCGCCGATGTGGAGGGCCGCCTTTGCTTCCCCTTCCTTGACCAGCTCGACACCTTCCTGCACATGGCGGGCAAAATGGTCGAATTCGGCAGCCTGTTCCACAGGGTCGCCCGGCCCAAGCTCACGGGAAACCGGGCCAAAAATCGCTCTCAGGGCGGCATGGTCCTTTGCCTGGACCGCAGTGATCAGGGCCTGGCGGGCCTCCTCGGCCGAGTTGAACACCCGTTGCGTTGGTTCGGACTGAATGGCAAAGCTGCCGGACGGGATTGTCGCCATTACCAGCATTATGGCTGCCATCAGGCATAAACCCGTGCCATGCCCCACAATTCTACCTATATTTTTCATCATACCTGAGTTCCTTTCTCGATCAAGGGGGCACACCGGACGTGCCGCCGTTGAAGAGCCTAGCGCCATGTAACACTTATTTTTGCGGATAACCCCTCTAAATCTCCCCTTATCTAAGGGGAGACTTCAAGGCTTCCCCCCTTAGGTAAGGGGGGACTGAGGGGGGTTAGATTCAGATGTTACAGTGTACTAGGAGCCTGTCGGACTTAGGAATGAATCTACTGCGAGAAGGAAAATCGGTCCATATTTCCGGAAATTTTCGACAAATAGGTCCACTATTCGCTCTCAAATTTCCGAAAATCTGTCCTCGATTTGCCATTCTCTCGCTACGATTCCCTAAGTCCGACAGACTCCTAGCGCCTCTGCCGTTGTTCTCCTCTGCCAGGGGTGGCCGGAGCCGCCTGCCGGGGCGCTTGCCGCACGGCAGGTCGCGGTGCAGACTGCCTGACGCCGGAAGCAGCCGGGCGTTGCACGGGTGCGGGACGCTGCGCAGGAACGGGCCGTGCAGCGCCAGCAGGCCGCCCGACCTGCACCGGCTGCTGCCGGTTATACTGACGCATGTTTTCCCTGCTGGTCTGACCGCGTTCACGGTATGTCTTGACGTCCCTGCTGCTGCCGTAGCCGCCATAGCCGGAATAGGGCGCGGGCTGCGCCCCCCGCGGCTCTCGCCCCCGATAGACGTCTTGCCGGGTCACCGGGGCGGCCGGTCGAGGCGCTGGAGCGGTCGGGCGTGGCTGAACTCCCTGAGTCACGCCCCTGTCGCGCGGACGTTGTTCCCCCCCTTGTGGCAAAGGACTGCCGGTGCGTTCGCGACGGGATTGCACGTCGCGGCGGATTTCGTTACGGAAGCGTGTCGTATCGTGCTGCTCCACCCGCCGGTTGACGTTGATCACCCGGTAATTGTTGTTTATGTATATGCGGTTCCGGTCATGGATATGCGGCCGGGCCCGGCTGATCCAGCCGCCGCCTTGCCAGCCATGGTAGTAGACACGGTGCCGATTCCAGTCGCAATCGCGGTTCAGCCAGGCGCCGATCGTGAAGCCGATGCCGAAGGTAATGAAGCCGTAGGAGGGGTAGGGGCTCTCCACATACACCACCATGGGGTCGTACACAGGGACGTAGATCACCTCGGGTTCAGCCGG
This genomic window contains:
- a CDS encoding TolC family protein: MAKHATGLPVPKTLRAIVFGIIFLAAGKGHCDIVPEKVNLSRGFAVEMALRKNIDLRVEALNSSMAETDVARSRGFYNPFFSVSATGGVSAVPGDPFFKTTSGLASIGLTQYIPTGGSIAASTQTGFTNAEVEDSGTSTKDWQSSVGITVTQPLLKNSGKETTEVSITLAASAHQDSLERLRLVISDTVLAVITSYNHLYALRQVLESRLTALNSAQNFLDEIRNQIKPAPLQNMEIANAEFAIAQRRKDLVEAERNVRDQEASLRYLIGMEPKTQLIPVDPPSRLEPQETEDQAVKDALEFRPDLKQLQLTLTSSQLQERVARHQSLPDLSVTASGGLTGTGGSIGNSFQQIGDRPGSFWSVGMLFSVPLGNTSAINDYRKSKIRAEQVQNQVKALAWKIRNDVEADMRALLSARLQMQMADKSLQFAEQRLDEYRKNHKAGTTTVQDVLNAENDLISARNAQLDAVETFANAVTKLWRDTGKLLDRLGVHIDTSHPADLANEKMPTPAPERAVSTDAGESKKPGSTDMPAAPVSDGKVALPDSEMQVNGGRITTKAEKEQGEVKASRKDSADKVSAQTKEGEKEAAGMVAGEQATVFAGKAENAAATGKYTIKVGEYTVKSALANAKKKVQRAGLSPVVKKGPTKKEPMLGLYIGEFPDRESARKELDKLRSVNAKGLIIKSGAGKYSVYAGSYVNRKYAAKELERLAALGIKLSMKNISVSVPTSLLTAGSFPTREAAMNEAAKLEKQGLKPVVIENGK
- a CDS encoding YihY/virulence factor BrkB family protein codes for the protein MAGNERVFRDGRSSAALLTFQRMRLDFDENTGFSNSMTNKQQTPHRTSVRLFGFLLSVVRDFRRNQGFLLSGAVAYYTLLSVVPMSILALTALSHVIGEDELVHTLATYLELVIPGYAATLTEQVRVFVENRQVIGSIGFLVMLFFSSIAFTVLENAISVIFYHHVLTKRRKFIVSALIPFLYISALAVGIVLVSVIVGAVETLENRHLIMFGRSLSLAGTTRVALYVLGIGGEMLMLTSFYLVMPVVRITFRHAVIGGIITTVLWEIARRVLVWYYASLSMVNVIYGSIATVVVTLLSIEVSALILLLGAQVIAELERTTGELSREEKPPGFET
- a CDS encoding helix-turn-helix domain-containing protein gives rise to the protein MLKAKRVQTVETSEKTLELLEILAAGGEGLHIGALADKLQISSKKVLLLLVTLECHGMVTWDDRSRKYRTGGRSEALARQILNQPEVRKTDSAAVVSQKSSQSKVRSKRQISLSPPLP
- a CDS encoding c-type cytochrome translates to MTKTMKMAVLFLALAFAQATVIPSGYADDNYATKIQKVLKEKKEKEEKEKKEKEEKEKKEKKERERRRTPRPTPAPVPAPAPKPTPAPAPAPAPKPAPTPAPAPAPAPAPAPAPAPAPAPAPAPAPALDGAALYAQYCAGCHGQGKRGKSASATQSAINNNIGGMGSLKSLTAAQITAISQY
- a CDS encoding ribbon-helix-helix protein, CopG family, which translates into the protein MGARKKKPRYNVVSLRISNDEKQELDKVARLSNRNISEVMREAVGLIQVKLEKGELFQ
- a CDS encoding IclR family transcriptional regulator produces the protein MGKENTASGEENDRQSIRALERGLEVLRCFKPGDRLLGNQEIAARTGLPKPTVSRLTYTLTKLGYLSYSEKFGKYYLDSAVLALGYSFLANLDVRRIARPFMQELGEYAQASVTIGVQDRLNMLYVEAYRSSAMVTLTLGVGSQIPIATTSMGRALLCALPEAERASLMEQIRLRNEADWPRINAGIEQALKDYAELGFCLSLGDWKKDVHAVATPLVPTDGSRILVFSCVGAAFQLRRHMLEDDIGPRLLNLVTNVKEALDRHA
- a CDS encoding nucleoside phosphorylase is translated as MEKPLSPDDLPIVNGRIYHLDLAPEELARDVILVGDPDRVPLLADELLAEREADRFHRGFRTITGVARETEMRVSIVTSGIGAPSTEIVLNELAALNEIDFSTLTRKESFEPLNIVRVGTSGGLNPATPLGALVLTDYVIGLDNTGLFYDVPLPDAACAYLEEQARTVLDRAAQPGARFGGTLAPYAARADRDLLTALEQEAAELGITHVRGITISSPGFFAEQGRGVARIGSTVPGLLDALERLESGRLNLYVENLEMEAGVVLHFLGGLGYRAAAVCAVINKRNEKAFMADYRRQVCAGARIALRAFRRLRPEAGPQLMAGRGTWRES